Proteins from a single region of Pseudarthrobacter sp. NIBRBAC000502772:
- a CDS encoding cupin domain-containing protein yields the protein MTHMCTSTSSVDAVILRPAELPRKDRGNGASTVPLVGSHMGSTAFLNGITTFAPGAEIGRHSHNCVESVAVVEGTAYVDIDGTEHYLNTYDTTFVPANIIHRFRNASDTEEMKIFWTYASIDATRTMAGDTARTRIDEEQANQPALQQTGTGTAR from the coding sequence ATGACACACATGTGCACCAGCACCAGTTCAGTGGACGCCGTCATCCTCCGCCCGGCCGAACTGCCCCGCAAGGACCGCGGTAACGGCGCCTCCACCGTCCCGCTCGTCGGATCCCACATGGGCTCCACGGCATTCCTGAACGGAATCACCACCTTCGCCCCCGGGGCAGAGATCGGCCGCCACTCCCACAACTGCGTCGAATCCGTCGCCGTCGTCGAAGGCACCGCCTACGTGGACATCGACGGTACCGAACACTACCTCAACACGTACGACACCACGTTTGTGCCGGCCAACATCATCCACCGCTTCCGCAACGCCTCGGACACCGAAGAGATGAAAATCTTCTGGACCTACGCCTCCATCGACGCGACCCGCACCATGGCCGGAGACACGGCGCGCACCCGCATCGACGAAGAACAAGCCAACCAACCCGCCCTGCAGCAAACCGGAACAGGAACCGCCCGA